One Vigna unguiculata cultivar IT97K-499-35 chromosome 11, ASM411807v1, whole genome shotgun sequence DNA window includes the following coding sequences:
- the LOC114169925 gene encoding coatomer subunit gamma-2 has protein sequence MAQPLVKKDDDRDDEAEYSPFAGIEKGAVLQEARVFNDPQLDARRCSQVITKLLYLLNQGETFTKVEATEVFFSVTKLFQSRDLGLRRMVYLIIKELSPSADEVIIVTSSLMKDMISKTDMYRANSIRVLCRITDGTLLTQIERYLKQGIVDKNPVVASAALVSGIHLLQTSPEIVKRWSNEVQEAVQSRAALVQFHALALLHQIRQNDRLAVSKLVTSLTRGNVRSPLAQCLLIRYTSQVIREGNITQSGDRPFYDYLESCLRHKSEMVIFEAARAITELNGVTSRELTPAITVLQLFLSSSKPVLRFAAVRTLNKVAMTHPMAVTNCNIDMESLISDQNRSIATLAITTLLKTGNESSVDRLMKQITNFMSDIADEFKIVVVEAIRSLCLKFPLKYRSLMNFLSNILREEGGFDYKKAIVDSIVILIRDIPEAKESGLLHLCEFIEDCEFTYLSTQILHFLGVEGPKTSDPSKYIRYIYNRVHLENATVRASAVSTMAKFGASVDALKPRIFVLLRRCLFDSDDEVRDRATLYLNTLGGDGGVVETDEDVKDFLFGSFDIPLANLETTLKNYEPSEEAFDIGSVPREVKSQPLAEKKASSKKPTGLGAPPRGPSSTTADSYERLLLSIPEFANFGKLFKSSEPVELTEAETEYAVNVVKHIFDSHVVFQYNCTNTIPEQLLEDVIVIVDASEAEEFSDVCSKPLRSLPYDSPGQTFVAFEKPEGLPVAGKFSNVLKFIVKEVDPATGEAEDDGVEDEYQLEDLEVVTADYILKVGVSNFRSAWESMGPENERVDEYGLGPRESLAEAVNTVINLLGMQPCEGTEVVAPNSRSHTCLLSGVFIGNVKVLVRLSFGLDGPKDVAMKLSVRSEDETVSDTIHEIVASG, from the exons ATGGCGCAGCCGCTCGTGAAGAAGGACGATGACCGCGACGACGAAG CTGAATATTCTCCCTTTGCGGGAATTGAAAAGGGAGCTGTTCTTCAGGAGGCCAGGGTTTTTAATGACCCACAATTAGATGCCAGGAGATGTTCGCAG GTTATCACGAAACTTTTATACTTACTAAACCAAGGAGAGACATTTACAAAG GTAGAAGCCACAGAAGTTTTCTTTTCTGTGACTAAGCTTTTTCAGTCTCGAGATCTTGGGTTAAGGAGAATGGTCTACCTGATAATAAAGGAGCTTTCCCCCTCAGCGGATGAG GTTATTATCGTTACAAGCTCCCTCATGAAGGACATGATTAGTAAGACTGATATGTACAGGGCTAATTCTATTCGTGTCCTTTGTCGCATCACAGATGGAACACTCCTCACCCAAATAGAGCGATATCTGAAACAAGGAATTGTGGATAAGAATCCAGTTGTTGCAAGTGCAGCCTTAGTTAGCGGCATTCATCTGCTTCAG ACATCTCCAGAGATTGTAAAAAGGTGGAGCAATGAGGTTCAGGAAGCAGTTCAATCAAGGGCAGCTCTTGTGCAATTTCATGCCCTGGCTTTGCTCCATCAG ATACGGCAGAATGATCGACTAGCTGTTAGCAAACTGGTTACCAGCTTGACCAGGGGAAATGTTCGTTCTCCTTTGGCCCAATGCCTTTTGATCCGCTATACAAGTCAG GTAATCCGGGAAGGAAATATCACACAATCAGGAGACCGCCCCTTCTATGATTATCTTGAGAGTTGCCTTCGTCACAAGTCAGAGATGGTGATTTTTGAAGCAGCCAGGGCAATTACGGAGCTCAATGGAGTAACTAGCCGAGAATTAACTCCTGCAATTACAGTTCTTCAGCTCTTCTTAAGTTCGTCTAAGCCAGTCTTGAGATTTGCTGCTGTCCGTACCTTAAACAAG GTGGCAATGACACATCCAATGGCAGTGACTAACTGCAATATTGACATGGAAAGTTTGATCTCTGACCAGAACAGAAGCATTGCAACACTTGCCATCACTACTCTATTGAAGACAGGAAATGAATCTAGTGTGGACCGACTTATGAAGCAGATTACGAATTTCATGTCTGATATTgctgatgagttcaaaattgttgttgttgaagcAATAAGATCACTGTGCTTAAAATTCCCTTTAAAATATAGATCTCT GATGAATTTCCTAAGTAATATTCTTAGGGAAGAAGGTGGTTTTGATTACAAGAAAGCAATTGTAGATTCAATTGTGATTCTTATCAGAGATATCCCTGAGGCCAAGGAAAGTGGGTTGCTTCATCTTTGTGAGTTTATTGAAGATTGTGAATTCACTTATTTGTCCACACAG ATTCTGCACTTCCTGGGAGTTGAAGGGCCAAAAACATCCGACCCCAGCAAATATATTCGTTATATTTATAACAGAGTACATCTTGAGAATGCAACTGTTAGGGCCAGTGCTGTTAGCACAATGGCAAAGTTTGGGGCTTCTGTTGATGCATTAAAG CCTCGCATATTTGTACTGCTAAGGCGATGTCTTTTTGACAGCGATGATGAG gTCCGTGACAGAGCAACACTTTATTTGAACACCCTTGGAGGTGATGGTGGAGTGGTTGAGACAGATGAAGATGTGAAAGATTTCCTCTTTGGGTCATTTGATATCCCACTTGCCAATCTGGAGACTACTTTGAAAAACTAT GAGCCTTCAGAAGAGGCTTTTGACATTGGTTCAGTGCCCAGGGAGGTTAAATCTCAACCTCTTGCAGAGAAGAAGGCCTCTAGTAAAAAGCCTACCGGTTTGGGTGCTCCTCCTCGTGGTCCCTCATCTACTACAGCAGATTCTTATGAAAGGCTGCTTCTATCCATTCCCGAGTTTGCAAACTTTGGGAAACTTTTTAAG TCTTCAGAACCTGTGGAGCTTACTGAGGCGGAGACAGAATATGCAGTTAATGTTGTTAAACACATTTTTGATAGCCATGTCGTGTTTCAATACAACTGCACAAACACGATACCAGAACAATTATTGGAAGAT GTTATTGTGATTGTGGATGCTTCTGAAGCAGAAGAGTTCTCTGATGTGTGCTCAAAACCTCTTAGATCTCTTCCTTATGATTCACCTGGCCAGACATTTGTGGCTTTTGAGAAGCCTGAGGGATTACCAGTTGCTGGAAAATTTTCTAATGTTCTGAAATTTATTGTTAAAGAG GTTGACCCAGCCACTGGTGAGGCAGAAGATGATGGTGTGGAGGATGAATACCAGCTAGAGGATTTGGAGGTTGTCACAGCAGACTACATACTGAAAGTGGGGGTCTCTAATTTCAGGAGTGCATGGGAAAGCATGGGCCCTGAAAATGAGCGGGTGGACGAATATGGTCTTGGTCCCAGGGAGAGTTTGGCTGAAGCTGTAAATACCGTCATCAATCTTCTTGGTATGCAGCCTTGTGAG GGAACCGAGGTAGTGGCGCCCAATTCAAGGTCACACACATGCTTGTTGTCAGGTGTATTCATAGGAAATGTGAAGGTGCTTGTGCGGTTGTCTTTTGGACTTGATGGTCCGAAGGATGTTGCGATGAAACTGTCTGTCAGATCCGAGGATGAAACTGTCAGCGACACCATCCATGAGATTGTGGCTAGCGGCTAG
- the LOC114169926 gene encoding guanine nucleotide-binding protein subunit beta-2 produces the protein MSVAELKERHSAAIDTVNSLRHRLKQKRLSLLDTDICEYARSQGRTPVTFGPTDLVCCRTLQGHTGKVYSLDWTSEKSQIVSASQDGRLIVWNALTRQKIHAIKLPCAWVMTCAFSPTGQSVACGGLDSVCSIFHLNSPTDKDGNLPVSRMLSGHKGYVSSCQYVPDEDTHLITGSGDQTCVLWDITTGLKTSVFGGEFQSGHTADVYSISINASNSRMFVSGSCDATARLWDTRVASRAVRTFHGHEGDVNAVKFFPDGNRFGTGSDDGTCRLFDIRTGHQLQVYYQQHSDNDIPPVTSIAFSASGRLLFAGYTNGDCYVWDTLLAKVVLNLGSLQDSHDDRISCLGLSADGSALCTGSWDTNLKIWAFGGHRKTT, from the exons ATGTCTGTTGCGGAGCTCAAGGAGCGTCACTCCGCTGCCATCGACACCGTCAACAGTCTCAGACACCGATTGAAGCAGAAGCGTCTTTCTTTGCTCGACACAGATA TCTGTGAGTATGCGAGGTCTCAGGGTAGAACACCTGTGACCTTTGGACCTACGGATCTGGTTTGCTGTAGAACCTTGCAGGGTCACACGGGCAAG GTGTATTCATTAGATTGGACTTCTGAAAAAAGTCAGATTGTTAGTGCATCTCAAGATGGGCGATTAATAGTTTGGAATGCTCTAACGCGGCAGAAAATCCATGCCATAAAGCTTCCTTGTGCATGGGTCATGACATGTGCTTTTTCGCCAACCGGTCAGTCTGTTGCATGTGGTGGTCTTGACAGTGTTTGTTCTATTTTCCATCTTAATTCACCCACTGACAAAGATGGGAATCTACCTGTTTCCCGGATGCTTAGTGGACATAAGGGTTATGTTTCCTCTTGTCAGTATGTTCCGGATGAAGATACTCATTTAATTACTGGTTCTGGTGATCAGACATGTGTTTTATGGGATATAACTACTGGCCTTAAAACATCTGTCTTTGGAGGAGAGTTCCAGTCTGGACACACTGCAGATGTATACAG TATCTCCATTAATGCATCCAACTCAAGAATGTTTGTATCTGGTTCTTGCGATGCAACGGCTCGATTGTGGGATACCCGCGTGGCAAGTCGAGCAGTGCGGACATTTCATGGGCATGAGGGAGATGTTAATGCAGTTAAATTCTTTCCGGATGGAAATAGATTTGGAACTGGCTCGGATGATGGTACCTGCAGATTGTTTGACATTAGGACTGGACACCAACTTCAAGTATACTATCAGCAGCACAGTGACAATGACATTCCGCCTGTGACTTCCATTGCATTCTCTGCATCAGGAAGACTTCTTTTTGCTGGATACACAAATGGAGATTGCTATGTTTGGGACACTTTACTGGCAAAG GTGGTCTTGAATTTAggatctctccaagactctcaTGACGACAGGATCAGCTGTTTAGGTTTGTCAGCTGATGGAAGTGCTTTGTGTACAGGAAGTTGGGACACAAACTTAAAG ATATGGGCTTTTGGAGGGCATAGGAAGACAACTTAA
- the LOC114169005 gene encoding glucan endo-1,3-beta-glucosidase 7 isoform X1 — translation MATHSNSSFLLHLSLIITALCIAVSQPFIGVNYGQVADNLPSPEASVELLKSTTVGKVRLYGADPAIIKALANSGIGIVIGVANGDIPSLASHPDSATQWVNANVLPHYPESNITMIAVGNEIMGSGDDGLVSQLLPAMQNVQNALNSASLGGKIKVSTVHSMAVLTRSEPPSAGSFDPGLMDILQPLVAFLKNNESPFAINPYPFFAYRSDPRPETLAFCLFQPNSGRVDQVSGKIYSNMFDAQVDAVHSALSSMGFEEMEIVIAETGWPSRGDRNEAGASVENARAYNGNLIAHLRSMVGTPSMPAKSLDTFIFALYDEDLKPGPPSERAFGLFKTDLTMAYDVGLANSASTHKNPPTSPYGPYTPERETQWCVPKVEVSEDELQRNIDYICGNLAIDCGAIQPGGVCYEPNTVLSHATFAMNLYYQNIGRNPWNCDFSQTAMLTSQNPSYSDCVYPGGST, via the exons ATGGCTACACATTCCAACTCTTCATTCCTTCTCCACCTTTCCCTCATCATCACAGCACTCTGCATTGCTG TTTCACAACCCTTCATCGGCGTCAACTACGGCCAGGTCGCCGACAACCTTCCGTCGCCGGAGGCCTCTGTGGAGCTTCTCAAATCTACGACGGTCGGGAAAGTACGTCTATACGGCGCGGATCCGGCGATCATAAAGGCGCTAGCGAACTCCGGCATTGGAATCGTCATCGGCGTGGCCAACGGCGACATTCCGAGTTTGGCATCTCATCCCGACTCGGCCACTCAGTGGGTCAACGCGAACGTGTTGCCACATTACCCCGAAAGCAACATCACTATGATCGCCGTCGGCAATGAGATCATGGGCTCCGGCGACGATGGCCTCGTGTCGCAGCTACTCCCGGCGATGCAAAATGTCCAGAATGCCCTCAACTCGGCCTCACTCGGTGGCAAAATAAAAGTTTCCACGGTGCATTCTATGGCTGTGTTGACTCGGTCGGAGCCTCCCTCGGCCGGGTCGTTCGACCCAGGTTTGATGGATATCCTCCAACCGTTGGTAGCGTTTTTGAAGAATAACGAGTCACCTTTCGCCATCAACCCATACCCGTTCTTCGCTTACCGGAGCGACCCGAGACCCGAAACACTCGCATTCTGTCTATTTCAGCCAAATTCGGGTCGGGTCGATCAGGTCAGCGGGAAGATTTATTCCAACATGTTTGACGCTCAG GTGGATGCAGTGCACTCTGCTTTGAGCAGCATGGGGTTTGAGGAGATGGAGATAGTGATTGCTGAGACAGGATGGCCCTCTCGTGGGGACAGGAATGAAGCAGGAGCAAGTGTTGAAAACGCAAGAGCCTACAATGGAAACCTAATTGCACATCTTAGATCAATGGTTGGCACTCCTTCCATGCCTGCCAAATCTCTGGACACATTCATTTTTGCACTCTATGATGAGGATCTCAAACCTGGTCCACCATCTGAGAGAGCCTTTGGCCTCTTCAAAACTGATCTCACCATGGCATATGATGTTGGCCTAGCCAACTCTGCCTCAACCCATAAG AATCCACCGACCAGTCCTTATGGTCCTTATACTCCTGAAAGGGAAACACAATGGTGTGTTCCAAAGGTGGAAGTGAGTGAGGATGAATTGCAGAGAAATATTGATTATATCTGTGGTAACTTAGCTATAGATTGTGGAGCAATTCAGCCAGGAGGTGTTTGTTATGAACCTAACACAGTCTTGTCTCATGCTACCTTTGCTATGAATCTCTACTACCAGAACATTGGAAGAAATCCATGGAACTGTGATTTTTCTCAAACAGCAATGCTTACTTCTCAAAATCCAA GTTACAGTGATTGTGTTTATCCTGGTGGAAGTACCTGA
- the LOC114169005 gene encoding glucan endo-1,3-beta-glucosidase 7 isoform X2 has product MATHSNSSFLLHLSLIITALCIAVSQPFIGVNYGQVADNLPSPEASVELLKSTTVGKVRLYGADPAIIKALANSGIGIVIGVANGDIPSLASHPDSATQWVNANVLPHYPESNITMIAVGNEIMGSGDDGLVSQLLPAMQNVQNALNSASLGGKIKVSTVHSMAVLTRSEPPSAGSFDPGLMDILQPLVAFLKNNESPFAINPYPFFAYRSDPRPETLAFCLFQPNSGRVDQVSGKIYSNMFDAQVDAVHSALSSMGFEEMEIVIAETGWPSRGDRNEAGASVENARAYNGNLIAHLRSMVGTPSMPAKSLDTFIFALYDEDLKPGPPSERAFGLFKTDLTMAYDVGLANSASTHKV; this is encoded by the exons ATGGCTACACATTCCAACTCTTCATTCCTTCTCCACCTTTCCCTCATCATCACAGCACTCTGCATTGCTG TTTCACAACCCTTCATCGGCGTCAACTACGGCCAGGTCGCCGACAACCTTCCGTCGCCGGAGGCCTCTGTGGAGCTTCTCAAATCTACGACGGTCGGGAAAGTACGTCTATACGGCGCGGATCCGGCGATCATAAAGGCGCTAGCGAACTCCGGCATTGGAATCGTCATCGGCGTGGCCAACGGCGACATTCCGAGTTTGGCATCTCATCCCGACTCGGCCACTCAGTGGGTCAACGCGAACGTGTTGCCACATTACCCCGAAAGCAACATCACTATGATCGCCGTCGGCAATGAGATCATGGGCTCCGGCGACGATGGCCTCGTGTCGCAGCTACTCCCGGCGATGCAAAATGTCCAGAATGCCCTCAACTCGGCCTCACTCGGTGGCAAAATAAAAGTTTCCACGGTGCATTCTATGGCTGTGTTGACTCGGTCGGAGCCTCCCTCGGCCGGGTCGTTCGACCCAGGTTTGATGGATATCCTCCAACCGTTGGTAGCGTTTTTGAAGAATAACGAGTCACCTTTCGCCATCAACCCATACCCGTTCTTCGCTTACCGGAGCGACCCGAGACCCGAAACACTCGCATTCTGTCTATTTCAGCCAAATTCGGGTCGGGTCGATCAGGTCAGCGGGAAGATTTATTCCAACATGTTTGACGCTCAG GTGGATGCAGTGCACTCTGCTTTGAGCAGCATGGGGTTTGAGGAGATGGAGATAGTGATTGCTGAGACAGGATGGCCCTCTCGTGGGGACAGGAATGAAGCAGGAGCAAGTGTTGAAAACGCAAGAGCCTACAATGGAAACCTAATTGCACATCTTAGATCAATGGTTGGCACTCCTTCCATGCCTGCCAAATCTCTGGACACATTCATTTTTGCACTCTATGATGAGGATCTCAAACCTGGTCCACCATCTGAGAGAGCCTTTGGCCTCTTCAAAACTGATCTCACCATGGCATATGATGTTGGCCTAGCCAACTCTGCCTCAACCCATAAGGTTTAA
- the LOC114169900 gene encoding cyclase-associated protein 1: MDEKLVQRLESAVSRLESLSAGFHPSASSAISADDAARDPSVVAFADLIDQHVARFSRAAEVIGGQVLDVSKLVQEAFGVQKELVIELKQTQKPDVAGLEAFLKPLNDVVTKATKLTEGRRSDFFNHLKAAADSLSALAWIAYAGKDCGLCMPIAHVEESWQMAEFYCNKVLVEYKNKDPNHVEWAKALKELYLPGLRDYVKRFHPLGAVWNPKGKVYAPSKASAPAAPAAPPPPSASLFSSQSSQASSSKPKEGMSAVFHQISEGNVTSGLRKVTADMKTKNRTDRTGVVGAIEKESHATSRVPSKAGPPKFELQMGRKWVVENQIEKKDLVIGDCDSKQSVYVYGCKNSVLQIPGKVNNITIDKCTKMGVVFKDVVAAFEIVNSSGVEVQCQGAAPTILVDNTSGCQLYLSKDSLQTSITTAKSSEINVLVPSAETDGDWVEHSLPQQYIHLFKDGHFETTPASHSGG; the protein is encoded by the exons ATGGACGAGAAGCTCGTACAGCGGTTAGAATCGGCGGTGTCGCGCTTAGAGTCGCTCTCAGCCGGATTCCACCCATCGGCCTCGTCGGCCATCTCCGCCGACGACGCGGCGCGCGATCCGTCCGTCGTTGCGTTCGCCGATCTGATCGACCAGCACGTCGCTAGGTTTTCCCGCGCTGCGGAGGTTATCGGAGGACAGGTCTTGGATGTGTCGAAACTTGTGCAGGAAGCTTTCGGTGTTCAGAAAGAGCTTGTGATTGAGCTCAAACAAACACAG AAGCCTGACGTTGCTGGGTTGGAGGCATTTCTGAAACCATTGAATGATGTGGTTACGAAAGCTACCAAATTGACAGAGGGAAGGAGATCTGATTTTTTTAATCACTTGAAGGCTGCTGCTGACAGTCTCTCTGCTCTAGCATGGATTGCATATGCGGGGAAGGACTGTG GTTTGTGTATGCCAATTGCGCATGTGGAAGAAAGCTGGCAAATGGCTGAGTTTTACTGCAACAAG GTGCTTGTAGAGTACAAAAACAAAGACCCAAATCATGTTGAATGGGCAAAAGCTCTTAAAGAGTTGTATCTACCTGGATTGAGAGATTATGTCAAGAGATTTCATCCTTTGGGCGCTGTTTGGAATCCAAAAGGAAAAGTCTATGCTCCATCAAAAGCTTCTGCTCCTGCTGCACCTGCCGCCCCTCCCCCTCCATCTGCTTCTCTATTTAGTTCTCAATCATCTCAGGCTTCATCTTCTAAGCCTAAAGAGGGTATGTCAGCTGTTTTTCATCAAATCAGTGAAGGAAACGTCACTTCAG GTTTGAGAAAGGTTACTGCTGATATGAAGACTAAGAATCGCACCGATAGAACTGGAGTTGTTGGTgctattgaaaaagaaagtcaTGCAACTTCACGTGTGCCTTCTAAAGCAGGACCTCCAAAGTTTGAACTTCAAATGGGCCGCAA ATGGGTTGTTGAAAATCAAATTGAGAAGAAAGATTTGGTCATTGGAGATTGTGATTCAAAACAGTCTGTATATGTTTATGGATGCAAAAACTCTGTTTTGCAGATTCCAG GCAAGGTCAACAATATAACTATTGACAAATGCACAAAGATGGGAGTTGTATTTAAG GATGTTGTTGCAGCATTTGAGATTGTAAACAGTAGTGGGGTCGAGGTTCAATGCCAG GGTGCAGCTCCTACAATTTTAGTGGACAACACTTCTGGCTGCCAGCTATATCTGAGCAAAGACTCTTTACAAACATCCATAACTACAGCAAAGTCAAGTGAGATCAATGTCCTGGTTCCTAGTGCTGAAACTGATGGTGATTGG GTGGAGCATTCCTTGCCACAACAATACATTCATTTGTTCAAGGATGGGCATTTTGAAACAACACCTGCTTCTCATTCTGGAGGTTAA